In one Nicotiana tomentosiformis chromosome 6, ASM39032v3, whole genome shotgun sequence genomic region, the following are encoded:
- the LOC138893859 gene encoding uncharacterized protein produces the protein MKGLSINVLLVEALEKIPSYDKFMKDLVNKKRSMNFETIKVTHQVSEIVHSVAAKLEDPRAFMIPCTIESDNFVKALCDLGANINFIPYSMFTTLGIGKPRPTSMRLKMVDRTMKCPLGVIEDVLVRVDKFILPTDFMILDYEVDYEVPFILGRPFLAMGKAFCDVEARELIFRVGDEQVVFHVCTSMRQPNSKEVCSFVDFMTDVIIDDTSATINVW, from the coding sequence ATGAAAGGTCTCTCCATCAATGTGCTATTAGTGGAAGCCTTGGAAAAAATACCCAGTTATGacaagtttatgaaagatcttgtgaacaagaagaggtcgatgaattttgaaactattaaggttactcatcaagtgagtgaaattgttCATTCTGTGGCtgctaagttggaggatccccgTGCTTTCATGATCCCTTGTACTATTGAAAGTGACAATTTTgttaaagctctttgtgatcttggggcaaatATCAATTTTATTCCCTACTCGATGTTCACAACTTTggggattgggaaaccaagacccacatccatgaggtTGAAAATGGTCGATCGTACTATGAAGTGTCCATTGGGAGTGATTGAGGATGTTTTGGTTCGAGTTGATAAATTTATCCTCCCGACGGACTTTATGATTCTTGATTATGAGGTTGACTATGAAGTGCCTTTCATTCTTGGGAggcctttccttgctatgggtaAGGCCTTTTGTGATGTGGAAGCCAGAGAACTCATTTTTCGGGTTGGTGATGaacaagtggtattccatgtatgCACGTCTATGCGTCAACCAAATAGCAAAgaagtgtgttcttttgtggacttcaTGACCGATGTCAttattgatgacacaagtgctacaatcaatgtttgGTGA